A genomic region of Oryza glaberrima chromosome 1, OglaRS2, whole genome shotgun sequence contains the following coding sequences:
- the LOC127760528 gene encoding reticulon-like protein B1: MAEEQPRAAAEGGGETLMEKIADKLHIGGDGSSSDSDADERKQPKPSAPPAPAEVATESFVDSAAAAAAEAKAKMFRLFGREEPIHKVLGGGKPADVFLWRNRNISAGVLGGATAIWILFELLGYHLLTFVCHGLIFSLGLLFLWSNASSFINKSPPRIPEVIIPEDLVVNIALSTRYEINRAFANLRQIALGRDIKKFLIVIAGLWLLSVLGSCCNFLTLVYIVFVVLHTVPILYEKYEDQIDSYGEKGWVEIKKQYAVFDAKVLSKVPRGPLKDKKH, encoded by the exons atggcggaggagcagccgcgcgcggcggcggagggcggcggcgagacgctGATGGAGAAGATCGCCGACAAGCTCCACATCGGTGGGGACGGGTCGTCGTccgactccgacgccgacgagcgcaAGCAGCCGAAgccctcggcgccgccggccccggCCGAGGTCGCAACGGAGTCGTTTGTTGattcggctgctgctgccgcggccGAGGCCAAGGCCAAGATGTTCCGCCTCTTCGGGCGCGAGGAGCCCATCCACAAGGTCCTCGGTGGAGGCAAAC CCGCTGATGTGTTCCTATGGAGGAACAGGAACATCTCTGCCGGTGTACTAGGCGGTGCCACTGCGATCTGGATCCTTTTTGAATTGCTTGGCTACCACCTCCTGACTTTCGTTTGCCATGGGCTCATATTCTCTTTGGGTCTTCTCTTTCTCTGGTCTAACGCCTCATCATTTATTAACAA GTCTCCCCCGCGGATCCCAGAGGTGATTATTCCAGAAGATTTGGTTGTCAACATTGCTCTATCTACACGTTATGAGATCAACAGGGCCTTTGCCAATCTTCGTCAGATTGCTCTTGGCCGGGACATCAAGAAGTTCCTTATT GTGATTGCTGGCCTTTGGTTGCTTTCTGTTCTTGGAAGCTGCTGCAACTTCTTGACCTTGGTTTATATTG TGTTTGTGGTGCTGCACACAGTCCCAATTCTGTATGAGAAGTATGAAGATCAGATTGACTCATATGGTGAGAAGGGGTGGGTTGAGATTAAGAAACAGTATGCTGTGTTCGATGCTAAGGTCCTGAGTAAAGTACCAAGGGGCCCCTTGAAAGACAAGAAGCACTAG
- the LOC127767186 gene encoding uncharacterized protein LOC127767186, translating into MEGKHVVMSAVGIGIGVGVGLGLASAPWAGGGGQGARVGVTVERVEQELRRLVVDGADSRVTFDGFPYYLSEQTRVLLTSAAYVHLKQADISQYTRNLAPASRAILLSGPAELYQQMLAKALAHYFEAKLLLLDPTDFLIKIHSKYGGGSSTDSSFKRSISETTLEKVSGLLGSLSILPQKEKPKGTIRRQSSMTDMKLRSSESTSSFPKLKRNASTSSDMSSLASQGPPNNPASLRRASSWTFDEKILVQAVYKVLHSVSKKNPIVLYIRDVEKFLHKSKKMYVMFEKLLNKLEGPVLVLGSRIVDMDFDEELDERLTALFPYNIEIKPPENENHLVSWNSQLEEDMKMIQFQDNRNHITEVLAENDLECDDLGSICLSDTMVLGRYIEEIVVSAVSYHLMNKKDPEYRNGKLLLSAKSLSHALEIFQENKMYDKDSMKLEAKRDASKVADRGIAPFAAKSETKPATLLPPVPPTAAAAPPVESKAEPEKFEKKDNPSPAAKAPEMPPDNEFEKRIRPEVIPANEIGVTFDDIGALSDIKESLQELVMLPLRRPDLFKGGLLKPCRGILLFGPPGTGKTMLAKAIANEAQASFINVSMSTITSKWFGEDEKNVRALFTLAAKVSPTIIFVDEVDSMLGQRNRAGEHEAMRKIKNEFMTHWDGLLSRPDQKILVLAATNRPFDLDEAIIRRFERRIMVGLPSLESRELILRSLLSKEKVDGGLDYKELATMTEGYSGSDLKNLCTTAAYRPVRELIQKERKKELEKKKREQGGNGSDASKMKEKDETIILRPLNMKDLKEAKNQVAASFAAEGTIMGELKQWNELYGEGGSRKKQQLTYFL; encoded by the exons atGGAGGGGAAGCACGTGGTGATGTCGGCGGTGGGGATCGGGATAGGCGTCGGGGTGGGGCTGGGGCTGGCGTCCGCGCCgtgggcaggcggcggcgggcagggggCGAGGGTCGGGGTCACGGTGGAGAGGGTGGAGcaggagctccgccgcctcgtcgtcgacggcgccgacAGCAGGGTCACCTTCGACGGGTTCCCCTACTACCTCAG CGAGCAAACGCGTGTATTGCTGACAAGCGCGGCGTATGTTCACTTGAAGCAAGCAGACATCTCACAATACACCAGGAATCTTGCACCAGCTAGTCGTGCGATTCTATTGTCAGGCCCTGCAG AACTTTACCAGCAAATGCTTGCCAAAGCGCTTGCCCACTATTTTGAAGCAAAATTGCTGTTGCTAGATCCTACAGATTTTCTCATAAAG ATCCATAGCAAATATGGTGGTGGTAGCAGCACAGACTCG TCTTTCAAAAGATCCATATCTGAGACGACCCTTGAAAAGGTGTCTGGATTACTTGGATCTCTTTCGATTCTACCACAAAAGGAGAAACCCAAAG GAACTATTCGTAGACAAAGCAGCATGACGGACATGAAATTAAG GAGCTCTGAAAGTACGAGCAGCTTCCCGAAGCTTAAAAGGAATGCCTCAACTTCATCTGATATGAGTAGTCTGGCATCACAAGGCCCTCCAAATAATCCAG CTTCTCTCAGACGTGCTAGCAGCTGGACTTTTGATGAGAAGATTTTGGTGCAAGCAGTATACAAGGTACTGCATTCAGTATCTAAGAAGAACCCAATTGTTCTCTACATAAGAGATGTTGAGAAGTTTCTTCACAAGTCCAAAAAAATGTATGTCATGTTTGAAAAACTACTGAATAAACTTGAAGGGCCAGTGCTAGTCCTTGGCTCAAGAATTGTGGATATGGACTTTGATGAAGAGTTGGATGAAAGACTAACTGCTTTATTTCCATACAACATCGAAATCAAGCCACCAGAAAATGAGAACCACCTTGTGAGCTGGAACTCCCAATTAGAAGAAGATATGAAGATGATTCAGTTCCAGGATAACCGGAACCATATTACGGAAGTCCTTGCCGAAAACGACCTTGAGTGTGATGATTTAGGCTCGATATGCCTATCTGATACTATGGTTCTAGGTAGGTACATTGAGGAGATTGTGGTTTCAGCAGTTTCTTATCACCTGATGAATAAGAAAGATCCGGAGTACCGAAACGGAAAATTACTTCTATCTGCAAAGAG CTTGTCCCATGCACTGGAAATTTTTCAAGAGAACAAGATGTATGATAAGGATAGCATGAAGTTGGAAGCAAAGCGTGATGCTTCAAAG GTGGCTGACAGGGGAATTGCTCCATTTGCTGCAAAATCAGAAACAAAACCTGCAACTTTGCTACCACCAGTACCTCCtacagctgctgctgcccctCCTGTTGAGAGCAAAGCAGAACCAGAGAAATTCGAGAAGAAGGATAATCCATCTCCAGCTGCAAAAGCACCT GAAATGCCGCCAGACAATGAGTTTGAAAAGCGCATCAGACCTGAAGTGATACCTGCTAATGAAATCGGTGTCACATTTGATGATATCGGTGCATTAAGTGATATCAAAGAATCCCTTCAAGAACTTGTCATGCTCCCTCTCAGAAGACCAGATCTCTTCAAAGGGGGTCTTCTTAAACCTTGCAGAGGTATATTACTTTTTGGTCCTCCTGGAACTGGCAAGACGATGCTAGCCAAGGCTATTGCAAATGAAGCTCAAGCGAGTTTCATAAATGTTTCAATGTCGACTATCACATCGAAATGGTTTGGTGAAGATGAAAAGAATGTTAGAGCATTGTTCACATTAGCTGCCAAAGTATCACCGACGATCATTTTTGTCGATGAGGTCGACAGCATGCTTGGTCAGCGGAACAGAGCTGGAGAGCACGAGGCAATGAGGAAGATAAAAAATGAGTTCATGACACACTGGGATGGCCTCTTGTCAAGACCAGATCAAAAAATTCTTGTCCTTGCTGCGACCAACCGACCCTTTGATCTTGATGAAGCTATCATTCGAAGGTTTGAGCGCAG GATCATGGTCGGCCTGCCATCATTGGAAAGTCGGGAATTGATTTTGAGGAGCCTTCTGTCAAAGGAGAAAGTTGATGGCGGGCTAGACTATAAGGAACTAGCCACCATGACTGAAGGATATAGTGGCAGTGATCTAAAG AACCTGTGCACAACAGCAGCATATCGTCCAGTGAGGGAACTGAtccaaaaggaaagaaagaaggaaCTG gagaagaagaagcgggAACAAGGAGGCAATGGTTCAGATGCTTCGAAGATGAAAGAGAAGGACGAGACGATCATACTAAGGCCACTAAACATGAAAGATTTGAAAGAAGCAAAAAACCAG GTGGCGGCAAGCTTTGCTGCTGAAGGAACAATAATGGGTGAGCTGAAGCAATGGAATGAGTTGTACGGTGAAGGAGGCTCCAGAAAGAAACAACAGTTGACATACTTTCTCTGA
- the LOC127760474 gene encoding U11/U12 small nuclear ribonucleoprotein 59 kDa protein: MFRPPGAFVVAPPPPPPQQQQQHQPWQWQPPFQPPAATSFWQRDNVREHVGRLQETIELATAVINELEEIAQARSSVDASTQGPDSSSAKLSSEPDGSSADRPRHFVELARAMKISQDTHESLATDAANYLCSQIQNLLAPIYPAVNQGGPWEERSAMIRLAQKLQKSKRNKRWRKRKRKHVAELFQKEHADYDRIDQEADEWRARQIAKDMAQRKVENMKQIAKKKANEERKRLESELELALMVEKLQELRSMRVQKMKKQGHFLPEEDDKYLERVKAAVEEEERQAASAARTDAAKDAILTAEESRKAVQRSNSREDDSDQAKSAPTLEQNQRDPGISGRNHHASQKTEHELHKDDSKGHGHYDSVSSLPFEFYHYYHGSSYDMGTLIEVRRMWDSFIRAGGSRIPGHWVQPPPPADEVWASYLVQPNCPSNST, encoded by the exons ATGTTCCGACCACCGGGTGCTTTCGTGGTcgcacccccgccgccgccgccgcagcagcagcagcagcatcagccaTGGCAGTGGCAGCCGCCTTTCCAGCCGCCGGCCGCTACATCCTTTTGGCAGCGGGACAATGTGCGGGAGCATGTGGGGAGGCTGCAGGAAACCATCGAATTagccactgcagt GATAAATGAGCTCGAGGAAATTGCGCAGGCTAGAAGCTCGGTCGATGCTAGCACGCAAGGACCTGACTCGTCTTCAGCAAAATTGTCATCAGAGCCTGATGGTTCTTCTGCAGATAGGCCCCGGCATTTCGTTGAGCTTGCTAGAGCTATGAAGATTAGTCAAGACACTCATGAGTCTCTGGCCACAGATGCTGCTAATTATCTTTGTTCTCAGATTCAGAACCTTCTTGCACCTATTTATCCTGCTGTGAACCAAGGGGGTCCTTGGGAAGAGAGGTCTGCAATGATTAGGTTAGCTCAGAAGCTGCAGAAATCCAAGAGAAATAAGCGAtggagaaagagaaaaagaaagcatGTTGCAGAGCTTTTCCAGAAG GAGCATGCAGATTATGACAGAATTGATCAGGAAGCTGATGAATGGAGGGCTAGGCAAATAGCCAAGGACATGGCGCAGCGCAAG GTGGAAAACATGAAGCAGATTGCCAAGAAAAAAGCAAATGAGGAAAGAAAGCGTCTAGAATCTGAG CTTGAGCTTGCCCTAATGGTCGAGAAACTACAGGAGCTTCGCTCTATGAGAGTTCAAAAAATGAAGAAACAAG GTCATTTTCTGCCAGAAGAAGATGATAAATATCTTGAGCGTGTTAAGGCTGCAGTTGAGGAAGAGGAGCGCCAAGCTGCAAGTGCTGCTCGGACTGATGCTGCCAAGGATGCTATTCTGACCGCGGAAGAGTCGAGGAAGGCTGTGCAGCGTTCAAATTCAAGAGAAGATGATTCTGATCAAGCCAAAAGTGCACCAACACTGGAACAAAACCAGAGAGATCCAGGAATAAGCGgcagaaatcatcatgcaagcCAAAAAACAGAGCATGAACTTCATAAAGATGACAGCAAAGGGCATGGGCATTATGATTCTGTTTCCAGTCTGCCTTTTGAGTTCTACCATTATTATCATGGAAGCAGCTACGACATGGGAACACTCATTGAG GTCCGCAGGATGTGGGATTCCTTTATTAGAGCTGGAGGAAG CCGAATACCTGGGCACTGGGTTCAGCCACCCCCTCCAGCTGATGAAGTATGGGCATCCTATTTAGTGCAGCCCAACTGTCCAAGTAACTCCACTTAG